From Pseudoleptotrichia goodfellowii, a single genomic window includes:
- a CDS encoding TetR/AcrR family transcriptional regulator, whose product MKKEDKRQMIIEKSIELFSENGYHKTKVEDITKALEISKGNFYTYFDSKEEVLYEILDRIKEEKIKALKEIDVNANPKEILKEFVNKRSNIFFKYMKKTNMQNVDAFLKDQKIVNYLNEIQIISVNFIEENIINRGGGGEKYNSRFISEFILLSIEGFFLDEVLSEGIDCERGYTMEREKKIEQIIEFINNALK is encoded by the coding sequence ATGAAAAAAGAAGACAAAAGACAAATGATTATAGAAAAATCAATAGAATTATTTTCTGAAAACGGATATCATAAAACAAAGGTAGAAGACATAACAAAGGCACTGGAAATATCTAAAGGGAATTTTTACACGTATTTTGACTCCAAAGAAGAAGTTTTATATGAAATTCTGGATAGAATAAAAGAAGAAAAAATAAAGGCACTAAAAGAAATAGACGTAAATGCAAATCCGAAAGAAATTTTAAAAGAATTTGTAAATAAAAGGAGTAATATATTTTTTAAATATATGAAAAAAACAAATATGCAGAATGTGGATGCTTTTTTAAAAGATCAGAAGATTGTCAATTATTTGAACGAAATTCAGATTATATCTGTAAATTTTATCGAAGAAAATATTATAAACAGAGGTGGAGGAGGGGAAAAATACAACAGCAGATTTATATCCGAATTTATACTTTTATCTATAGAAGGGTTCTTTCTGGATGAAGTTTTATCCGAAGGAATAGATTGTGAAAGAGGATACACTATGGAAAGAGAAAAAAAGATAGAACAGATAATAGAATTTATAAATAATGCATTAAAATAA
- a CDS encoding TolC family protein, which yields MRIKQIGVAVTMMLFALPVFVFGQKITVQEAAEMAIKNNKDIKIGMLEVEKGKLDVNKAWKSAYFKVTYNATANKYFKDVKSPFTGKYNQAYGQNVTLAQPIYTGGAIKSGIEIGKNYLSLMELSLDKIRKDTMLSVIQAYIDVYEAENTLEVLKKSKEALSRNYEEQKEKYKLRLVTKPEFIEAERSLKAIEADVIQQTSNIEIAKEALGNMIGVKDSEKIEIVPFTVEEKFSKAVNLKDDLAKLTTRNTEYQMALKQKEISRKNIDLEKADLRPKVTGVVTYGTSDRTKFSEVSKTKNYNGTIGLNLSWQIFDWGENKLDVEKAKRNHEIKEIEAEKALDDLKVGMKKVYYQLQALEKSLEAKKIAVEKAEEVYELEQERYSYRLITMRDLLNAESNLRQSRTDYISSKLRYYYLVSRYGAFLD from the coding sequence ATGAGAATAAAACAAATCGGCGTAGCAGTTACAATGATGTTATTTGCATTGCCTGTTTTCGTTTTCGGACAAAAGATAACCGTACAGGAAGCGGCGGAAATGGCAATAAAAAATAACAAAGATATAAAAATCGGAATGCTTGAAGTGGAAAAAGGTAAACTTGATGTGAATAAAGCGTGGAAAAGTGCTTATTTCAAGGTAACTTATAATGCAACGGCAAATAAGTATTTTAAAGATGTTAAATCGCCTTTTACAGGTAAATACAATCAGGCATACGGACAAAATGTTACATTGGCTCAGCCTATTTATACAGGGGGAGCTATAAAATCGGGGATAGAAATAGGAAAAAACTATTTGTCGTTAATGGAACTGTCTCTGGATAAAATAAGAAAAGATACGATGCTGAGTGTTATACAGGCGTATATAGATGTCTATGAAGCTGAAAATACGCTTGAAGTGCTGAAAAAGTCCAAAGAGGCGTTATCGAGAAATTATGAGGAACAGAAAGAAAAATATAAATTAAGACTGGTTACAAAGCCTGAATTTATAGAAGCTGAAAGAAGTCTGAAAGCAATAGAAGCCGATGTGATACAGCAAACTTCAAATATAGAAATAGCAAAAGAAGCATTGGGGAATATGATCGGAGTAAAAGACAGCGAGAAAATAGAAATCGTCCCTTTTACTGTAGAAGAAAAGTTCAGTAAAGCCGTAAATCTGAAAGATGATTTGGCAAAACTTACAACTAGAAATACCGAATATCAAATGGCTTTAAAACAGAAGGAAATAAGCAGAAAAAACATAGATCTTGAAAAAGCCGATTTGCGACCTAAAGTAACAGGAGTAGTAACTTACGGAACTTCTGACAGAACAAAATTTTCCGAAGTTTCAAAAACGAAAAACTATAACGGTACAATAGGGTTAAATTTATCATGGCAGATATTCGACTGGGGAGAAAATAAACTGGATGTGGAAAAAGCCAAAAGAAATCATGAAATAAAAGAAATAGAAGCGGAAAAAGCTCTTGATGATTTGAAAGTGGGAATGAAAAAAGTCTATTATCAGCTGCAGGCCCTTGAGAAAAGCCTTGAAGCTAAGAAAATAGCAGTCGAAAAAGCTGAAGAAGTGTATGAACTCGAACAGGAAAGATATTCTTACAGACTGATAACAATGAGAGATCTGCTTAATGCCGAATCAAACTTAAGACAGAGCAGAACAGACTATATAAGTTCAAAATTGAGATATTATTACTTAGTTTCAAGATACGGAGCATTTTTAGACTAA
- a CDS encoding efflux RND transporter periplasmic adaptor subunit, with translation MKNGKKSYYNKYILGLLVLLIFAISCGKKKEQKVEEDLRPVKTVLLNQSDMSLGYTAGAEIKGKEEIPYTAVVSGELTVLNVKDGDTVHAGQVILGIDNQAARSNVQSASANYNAARIQYEKYSQLYQKRLITETDYLNAKTNYESASANLALANDSNSKSVIKADINGVISGLTLERHQQISAGQTLFKIVNESEMEIKVGVSPNAISKIKVGTDAKIKIDELNKEVSGKVYEISGTADTKTRQFVVKIRIPNPEKEIKSGMYGTASIDTGIEAGIIIPKEAIVVRGVQQIIYIVRDGKAMAIPIKILNQNEKYAAVEGEGLTAGSELIIDGQNVVQDGEKLKKVN, from the coding sequence ATGAAAAACGGTAAAAAATCGTATTACAATAAATATATTTTAGGGCTGTTGGTATTGCTCATATTTGCAATATCATGCGGAAAAAAGAAGGAACAGAAAGTCGAAGAGGACTTAAGACCTGTAAAAACTGTACTTTTAAATCAGAGCGATATGTCTTTGGGATATACTGCAGGAGCTGAAATAAAAGGGAAAGAAGAAATACCTTATACAGCGGTAGTCAGCGGTGAGTTGACTGTGCTGAATGTAAAAGACGGAGATACTGTCCATGCAGGGCAGGTAATACTGGGGATAGACAATCAGGCGGCGAGATCCAACGTCCAGTCGGCATCTGCAAATTATAATGCTGCCAGAATACAGTATGAAAAATACAGTCAGTTATACCAAAAAAGACTGATTACTGAAACGGATTATCTGAATGCAAAAACAAATTATGAATCTGCAAGTGCAAATTTGGCATTGGCAAATGACAGTAACAGCAAATCCGTAATAAAAGCGGATATAAACGGTGTAATATCCGGACTTACTTTGGAAAGACATCAGCAAATAAGTGCGGGGCAGACATTGTTTAAAATAGTAAACGAGTCGGAAATGGAAATAAAAGTGGGAGTTTCTCCTAACGCTATAAGTAAAATAAAAGTGGGAACAGATGCAAAAATAAAAATAGACGAATTAAATAAAGAAGTTTCGGGAAAGGTTTATGAAATATCTGGAACTGCCGATACGAAAACAAGACAGTTTGTCGTTAAGATAAGAATACCGAATCCTGAAAAAGAAATAAAAAGCGGTATGTACGGTACGGCAAGTATAGATACAGGTATCGAAGCGGGAATAATAATACCCAAAGAAGCTATAGTTGTGAGAGGTGTACAACAGATTATATACATAGTAAGAGACGGAAAAGCCATGGCAATACCGATAAAAATACTGAATCAGAATGAAAAATATGCTGCAGTGGAAGGAGAAGGACTGACTGCAGGATCCGAACTTATAATTGACGGACAGAATGTAGTACAGGACGGAGAAAAACTGAAAAAAGTTAATTAG
- a CDS encoding efflux RND transporter permease subunit yields the protein MTIAEFATKRVVSTTMIIIFMIFAGYSAMKNMKQELIPDFNFPFVVVQTKWTGATSEDVDTQITKRIEEASLNVDGIKNITTTSAYGTSVVVIQFNFGSNTDTKKVQIQSEIDKIKNDLPTDADSPIISGANTRGGNSSMALFIILKGADEATLTSFVKETMKPRLQRNRGIGDIRVTGSTEREIKVELDPYKLKAFNLSPSEIYSKIKAANTITPAGTVTDGGKKFILKVSGEIENLEQVENIILSNDNGQTLKLADIAKVSYSTKDRETYTRVNGKDAVGVIIEKTKDGNIVEIADTAKKQLEEMKPLFPKGSTYELITDNSIMVKDSIANVTSSGLQALVIAAIVLMVFLKDIRASIFISLSIPISTMFTLFLLGTQGISLNMVSLMGLALAVGSLVDNSVVTLDNIFDHMQEYKEPPNVAAVRGTNEVVMPMIASTMTSVCVFLPIVIFEGFTKAVFKSIAFSMMFALSASIIVAVLFIPMVSSRFLNLQKILDSKDKSKYYNAFKEKYKKAIAAALDNKWKVVIGTFVGFVATMVIFGPMVKTAFFPQIDNKEYSVVASLATGLDLEKSYEITKKIEEAVKADKNTKSYYSISQTDAAIVNVKVDKDTAKAMDRIREKLKDLPDVNLAVLFEETTSANANKDYSFEIEGENEDELNRIANSIIGEIKKENWMKDVKSSTEGGYPQAQLEINREKAESYGINVTNLTTMLNMSVLGIAPIEITEGTEKLDVTLQLEEQYRNSLEKILDLEIKASDGAYVRIGDIAKLSNVEGTSEITKYNGSRIVTVGFNLDSSKGLSDAAKFVNAAFKKARPAQGYKLATAGNARSQEEMGGEMSRALGLSIVLIYIVLAIQLESFILPFIIMTSLPLSIIGVVIGMVITRVQLSMFVMIGIIMLMGMVVNNAIVLLDFVANMRQRGVGIREALIESGGSRLRPILMTTLTTVLGWIPMALAIGGGTAGYYQGMAIAVMFGLSFSTLLTLIFIPVLYLIVEEAKEKRAEKKKKKENTQLA from the coding sequence ATGACAATAGCGGAATTCGCAACCAAAAGGGTCGTTTCAACAACGATGATAATAATATTTATGATTTTTGCCGGTTATAGTGCTATGAAAAATATGAAACAGGAATTAATACCGGATTTTAACTTTCCTTTTGTAGTCGTACAGACAAAATGGACAGGAGCAACGTCCGAGGACGTAGATACTCAAATAACAAAAAGAATAGAAGAAGCATCACTGAATGTAGACGGTATAAAAAATATAACAACTACTTCGGCATATGGAACATCGGTAGTAGTAATACAGTTTAATTTCGGATCAAATACCGATACAAAGAAAGTACAGATACAGTCTGAAATAGATAAAATCAAAAATGATTTGCCGACTGATGCGGACAGCCCTATAATATCAGGGGCAAATACAAGAGGAGGAAATTCCTCGATGGCTTTATTTATAATACTTAAAGGTGCAGATGAAGCCACTCTTACTTCTTTTGTTAAGGAAACTATGAAACCGAGATTACAGAGAAACAGAGGAATCGGAGATATAAGAGTAACGGGAAGTACCGAAAGAGAAATAAAAGTCGAACTAGATCCTTATAAACTGAAAGCGTTTAATTTGTCGCCTTCGGAAATATATTCCAAAATAAAAGCGGCAAATACAATAACTCCTGCGGGAACAGTAACTGACGGAGGGAAAAAATTTATTTTAAAAGTTTCGGGAGAAATAGAAAATCTCGAACAGGTTGAAAATATAATTTTATCCAATGATAACGGACAGACATTGAAACTTGCAGATATTGCAAAGGTGAGCTACAGCACAAAAGACAGAGAAACTTATACGAGAGTAAACGGAAAAGACGCTGTCGGAGTAATTATAGAAAAAACAAAAGACGGAAATATCGTGGAAATAGCCGATACCGCAAAAAAACAGCTGGAAGAAATGAAACCTTTATTTCCTAAAGGGTCAACCTACGAACTTATTACCGATAACAGTATAATGGTAAAAGATTCCATAGCCAACGTTACGAGCAGCGGATTACAGGCATTGGTTATAGCTGCTATAGTACTTATGGTATTCCTTAAAGATATAAGAGCTTCCATATTTATATCGTTGTCAATACCGATTTCTACAATGTTTACGCTATTCCTTTTAGGAACACAAGGGATCTCGCTGAATATGGTTTCTCTTATGGGGCTTGCTCTTGCGGTAGGATCACTGGTAGATAACTCGGTAGTTACACTGGACAATATATTCGATCATATGCAGGAATATAAAGAACCGCCTAATGTAGCTGCCGTACGTGGAACAAATGAAGTCGTTATGCCGATGATAGCTTCGACAATGACTTCGGTTTGTGTATTTTTACCGATAGTCATATTTGAAGGATTTACTAAAGCAGTATTTAAAAGTATTGCATTTTCAATGATGTTCGCATTAAGTGCTTCGATAATAGTGGCAGTTCTGTTTATTCCTATGGTATCGAGCAGATTTCTGAATTTGCAGAAAATACTGGACAGTAAAGATAAATCCAAATATTATAACGCTTTTAAAGAAAAGTACAAAAAAGCAATAGCGGCCGCACTGGATAACAAATGGAAAGTCGTTATAGGGACATTTGTAGGATTTGTGGCTACTATGGTAATATTCGGACCCATGGTAAAAACGGCATTTTTCCCGCAGATAGATAATAAAGAATATTCGGTGGTGGCTTCTCTTGCCACAGGACTGGATTTAGAAAAATCTTATGAAATTACTAAAAAAATAGAAGAAGCTGTAAAAGCCGATAAAAATACAAAAAGTTATTATTCGATATCTCAGACAGATGCTGCAATAGTAAATGTGAAAGTCGATAAAGATACTGCCAAAGCTATGGACAGAATAAGAGAAAAACTTAAAGATCTGCCTGATGTAAATTTAGCGGTACTTTTTGAAGAAACAACTTCGGCAAATGCCAATAAAGATTACTCTTTTGAAATAGAAGGAGAAAATGAAGATGAACTTAACAGAATTGCAAATTCGATAATAGGTGAAATAAAGAAAGAAAACTGGATGAAAGACGTAAAATCTTCCACAGAAGGAGGATATCCTCAGGCACAGCTTGAAATAAACAGAGAAAAAGCAGAAAGCTACGGAATAAATGTTACAAATCTGACAACTATGCTTAATATGTCTGTACTCGGTATAGCTCCTATAGAAATAACCGAAGGTACTGAAAAACTCGATGTAACATTGCAGTTGGAAGAACAGTACAGAAACTCGTTGGAAAAAATACTGGATCTCGAAATAAAAGCTTCAGACGGAGCCTATGTGAGAATAGGAGATATAGCAAAACTTTCCAATGTCGAAGGAACTTCGGAGATAACTAAGTATAACGGATCGAGAATAGTAACGGTAGGGTTTAACCTTGACAGTTCCAAAGGACTTAGTGATGCGGCAAAATTTGTAAATGCGGCATTTAAAAAAGCACGTCCTGCCCAAGGGTACAAACTGGCAACTGCAGGGAATGCAAGAAGCCAGGAAGAAATGGGCGGAGAAATGAGTCGTGCTTTGGGATTATCAATTGTATTGATATATATAGTATTAGCAATACAGCTTGAATCTTTTATACTGCCGTTCATAATAATGACTTCTCTGCCTTTATCGATAATAGGAGTCGTAATCGGAATGGTAATAACCCGTGTTCAGTTAAGTATGTTCGTTATGATAGGAATAATAATGCTTATGGGTATGGTTGTTAATAACGCCATTGTGTTACTGGATTTTGTAGCAAATATGCGGCAAAGAGGAGTCGGAATAAGGGAAGCACTTATAGAGTCGGGAGGATCGAGACTTCGTCCGATACTGATGACCACCCTTACAACAGTTTTGGGATGGATACCGATGGCCCTCGCCATAGGCGGAGGAACGGCAGGATACTATCAGGGAATGGCTATAGCGGTAATGTTCGGATTGTCTTTCTCTACACTGCTTACATTGATATTTATTCCGGTATTGTATTTAATAGTGGAAGAAGCAAAAGAAAAAAGAGCCGAAAAAAAGAAAAAGAAAGAAAATACACAATTAGCATAA
- a CDS encoding PG0541 family transporter-associated protein, with the protein MKRLEVYFDSFFLEKVKEELNEYGLEKYVLVPEVFSDWGKHLKHFNSHLWPGTDSILIAYVEDDQGEEIMRVIKKMKIDVGHMISMGAVLIPIDDMIL; encoded by the coding sequence ATGAAAAGACTTGAAGTATATTTTGACTCGTTTTTCTTGGAAAAAGTAAAAGAAGAACTGAATGAATACGGGCTTGAGAAATACGTTTTAGTTCCTGAAGTTTTCAGTGACTGGGGGAAACATCTGAAACATTTTAACAGTCATTTATGGCCGGGGACGGACAGTATACTCATAGCCTATGTGGAAGATGATCAGGGCGAAGAAATTATGAGGGTTATAAAGAAAATGAAAATAGATGTAGGGCATATGATCTCGATGGGAGCGGTTCTCATACCTATAGATGATATGATACTTTAA